In the genome of Pan troglodytes isolate AG18354 chromosome 15, NHGRI_mPanTro3-v2.0_pri, whole genome shotgun sequence, one region contains:
- the NKX2-1 gene encoding homeobox protein Nkx-2.1 isoform X2 encodes MWSGGSGKARGWEAAAGGRSSPGRLSRRRIMSMSPKHTTPFSVSDILSPLEESYKKVGMEGGGLGAPLAAYRQGQAAPPAAAMQQHAVGHHGAVTAAYHMTAAGVPQLSHSAVGGYCNGNLGNMSELPPYQDTMRNSASGPGWYGANPDPRFPAISRFMGPASGMNMSGMGGLGSLGDVSKNMAPLPSAPRRKRRVLFSQAQVYELERRFKQQKYLSAPEREHLASMIHLTPTQVKIWFQNHRYKMKRQAKDKAAQQQLQQDSGGGGGGGGAGCPQQQQAQQQSPRRVAVPVLVKDGKPCQAGAPAPGAASLQGHAQQQAQQQAQAAQAAAAAISVGSGGAGLGAHPGHQPGSAGQSPDLAHHAASPAALQGQVSSLSHLNSSGSDYGTMSCSTLLYGRTW; translated from the exons ATGTGGTCCGGAGGCAGTGGGAAGGCGCGGGGCTGGGAGGCCGCGGCGGGAGGGAGGAGCAGCCCCGGCAGGCTCAG ccGCCGCCGAATCATGTCGATGAGTCCAAAGCACACGACTCCGTTCTCAGTGTCTGACATCTTGAGTCCCCTGGAGGAAAGCTACAAGAAAGTGGGCATGGAGGGCGGCGGCCTCGGGGCTCCGCTGGCGGCGTACAGGCAGGGCCAGGCGGCACCGCCAGCAGCGGCCATGCAGCAGCACGCCGTGGGGCACCACGGCGCCGTCACCGCCGCCTACCACATGACGGCGGCGGGGGTGCCCCAGCTCTCGCACTCCGCCGTGGGGGGCTACTGCAAcggcaacctgggcaacatgagcgaGCTGCCGCCGTACCAGGACACCATGAGGAACAGCGCCTCTGGCCCCGGATGGTACGGCGCCAACCCAGACCCGCGCTTCCCGGCCA TCTCCCGCTTCATGGGCCCGGCGAGCGGCATGAACATGAGCGGCATGGGCGGCCTGGGCTCGCTGGGGGACGTGAGCAAGAACATGGCCCCGCTGCCAAGCGCGCCGCGCAGGAAGCGCCGGGTGCTCTTCTCGCAGGCGCAGGTGTACGAGCTGGAGCGACGCTTCAAGCAACAGAAGTACCTGTCGGCGCCGGAGCGCGAGCACCTGGCCAGCATGATCCACCTGACGCCCACGCAGGTCAAGATCTGGTTCCAGAACCACCGCTACAAAATGAAGCGCCAGGCCAAGGACAAGGCGGCGCAGCAGCAACTGCAGCAGgacagcggcggcggcgggggcggcgggggcgCTGGGTGCCCGCAGCAGCAACAGGCTCAGCAGCAGTCGCCGCGACGTGTGGCGGTGCCGGTCCTGGTGAAAGACGGCAAACCGTGCCAGGCGGGTGCCCCCGCGCCGGGCGCCGCCAGCCTACAAGGCCACGCGCAGCAGCAGGCGCAGCAGCAGGCGCAGGCCGCGCAGGCGGCGGCAGCGGCCATCTCCGTGGGCAGCGGTGGCGCCGGCCTTGGCGCACACCCGGGCCACCAGCCAGGCAGCGCAGGCCAGTCTCCGGACCTGGCGCACCACGCCGCCAGCCCCGCGGCGCTGCAGGGCCAGGTATCCAGCCTGTCCCACCTGAACTCCTCGGGCTCGGACTACGGCACCATGTCCTGCTCCACCTTGCTATACGGTCGGACCTGGTGA
- the NKX2-1 gene encoding homeobox protein Nkx-2.1 isoform X1 produces the protein MSMSPKHTTPFSVSDILSPLEESYKKVGMEGGGLGAPLAAYRQGQAAPPAAAMQQHAVGHHGAVTAAYHMTAAGVPQLSHSAVGGYCNGNLGNMSELPPYQDTMRNSASGPGWYGANPDPRFPAISRFMGPASGMNMSGMGGLGSLGDVSKNMAPLPSAPRRKRRVLFSQAQVYELERRFKQQKYLSAPEREHLASMIHLTPTQVKIWFQNHRYKMKRQAKDKAAQQQLQQDSGGGGGGGGAGCPQQQQAQQQSPRRVAVPVLVKDGKPCQAGAPAPGAASLQGHAQQQAQQQAQAAQAAAAAISVGSGGAGLGAHPGHQPGSAGQSPDLAHHAASPAALQGQVSSLSHLNSSGSDYGTMSCSTLLYGRTW, from the exons ATGTCGATGAGTCCAAAGCACACGACTCCGTTCTCAGTGTCTGACATCTTGAGTCCCCTGGAGGAAAGCTACAAGAAAGTGGGCATGGAGGGCGGCGGCCTCGGGGCTCCGCTGGCGGCGTACAGGCAGGGCCAGGCGGCACCGCCAGCAGCGGCCATGCAGCAGCACGCCGTGGGGCACCACGGCGCCGTCACCGCCGCCTACCACATGACGGCGGCGGGGGTGCCCCAGCTCTCGCACTCCGCCGTGGGGGGCTACTGCAAcggcaacctgggcaacatgagcgaGCTGCCGCCGTACCAGGACACCATGAGGAACAGCGCCTCTGGCCCCGGATGGTACGGCGCCAACCCAGACCCGCGCTTCCCGGCCA TCTCCCGCTTCATGGGCCCGGCGAGCGGCATGAACATGAGCGGCATGGGCGGCCTGGGCTCGCTGGGGGACGTGAGCAAGAACATGGCCCCGCTGCCAAGCGCGCCGCGCAGGAAGCGCCGGGTGCTCTTCTCGCAGGCGCAGGTGTACGAGCTGGAGCGACGCTTCAAGCAACAGAAGTACCTGTCGGCGCCGGAGCGCGAGCACCTGGCCAGCATGATCCACCTGACGCCCACGCAGGTCAAGATCTGGTTCCAGAACCACCGCTACAAAATGAAGCGCCAGGCCAAGGACAAGGCGGCGCAGCAGCAACTGCAGCAGgacagcggcggcggcgggggcggcgggggcgCTGGGTGCCCGCAGCAGCAACAGGCTCAGCAGCAGTCGCCGCGACGTGTGGCGGTGCCGGTCCTGGTGAAAGACGGCAAACCGTGCCAGGCGGGTGCCCCCGCGCCGGGCGCCGCCAGCCTACAAGGCCACGCGCAGCAGCAGGCGCAGCAGCAGGCGCAGGCCGCGCAGGCGGCGGCAGCGGCCATCTCCGTGGGCAGCGGTGGCGCCGGCCTTGGCGCACACCCGGGCCACCAGCCAGGCAGCGCAGGCCAGTCTCCGGACCTGGCGCACCACGCCGCCAGCCCCGCGGCGCTGCAGGGCCAGGTATCCAGCCTGTCCCACCTGAACTCCTCGGGCTCGGACTACGGCACCATGTCCTGCTCCACCTTGCTATACGGTCGGACCTGGTGA